In the Streptomyces sp. f51 genome, one interval contains:
- a CDS encoding ferrochelatase, whose translation MPEVLDATPYDALLLLSFGGPEGPDDVVPFLENVTRGRGIPKERLKEVGQHYFLFDGISPINEQNRALLDALRKDFAGHGLDLPVYWGNRNWAPYLTDTLREMAAHGRRRILVLATSAYASYSGCRQYREDLAGALAVLAEERIEPPRVDKLRHYFNHPGFVEPMTEGVLASLAELPEDVRAGAHLVFTTHSIPVAAADTSGPAEGHGDGGAYVRQHLDVARLIADAVREATGTDHPWRLVYQSRSGAPHIPWLEPDICDHLEELHGAGAAAAVMVPIGFVSDHMEVLYDLDTEARAKALELGLPVRRSATVGSDPRFAAAVRDLVLERAAAETGRQVTRCALGALGASHDLCPVGCCPARTPKPAAAGADSPFA comes from the coding sequence ATGCCAGAAGTGCTCGATGCCACCCCCTACGACGCCCTGCTCCTGCTCTCGTTCGGCGGTCCCGAGGGCCCGGACGACGTGGTCCCGTTCCTGGAGAACGTGACGCGGGGCAGAGGTATCCCCAAGGAACGGCTCAAGGAGGTCGGGCAGCACTACTTCCTGTTCGACGGGATCAGCCCGATCAACGAACAGAACAGGGCGCTGCTCGACGCGCTGCGCAAGGACTTCGCCGGGCACGGTCTGGACCTGCCGGTCTACTGGGGCAACCGCAACTGGGCGCCGTACCTGACCGACACCCTGCGCGAGATGGCCGCCCACGGGCGGCGCCGGATCCTGGTGCTGGCCACCAGCGCGTACGCCTCGTACTCGGGTTGCCGGCAGTACCGCGAGGACCTGGCGGGAGCCCTGGCGGTCCTGGCGGAGGAACGGATCGAGCCGCCGAGGGTCGACAAGCTGCGGCACTACTTCAACCACCCCGGGTTCGTGGAGCCGATGACCGAGGGCGTCCTCGCGTCGCTCGCCGAGCTGCCCGAGGACGTCAGGGCGGGCGCCCACCTGGTGTTCACCACCCACTCGATCCCGGTCGCCGCGGCGGACACCTCCGGCCCCGCCGAGGGACACGGCGACGGCGGTGCCTACGTCCGGCAGCACCTGGACGTGGCCCGGCTGATCGCGGACGCGGTGCGCGAGGCGACCGGGACCGACCACCCCTGGCGGCTCGTCTACCAGTCGCGCTCCGGGGCCCCGCACATCCCGTGGCTGGAGCCCGACATCTGCGACCACCTGGAGGAGCTGCACGGGGCCGGAGCGGCGGCCGCGGTCATGGTGCCGATCGGGTTCGTCTCCGACCACATGGAGGTCCTGTACGACCTGGACACCGAGGCGCGGGCGAAGGCGCTGGAGCTCGGCCTGCCCGTGCGCCGGTCGGCCACGGTGGGCTCCGATCCCCGGTTCGCCGCGGCGGTCAGGGACCTGGTGCTGGAGCGCGCCGCCGCCGAGACCGGCCGCCAGGTGACACGGTGTGCCCTGGGCGCGCTCGGCGCGAGTCACGACCTGTGCCCGGTGGGCTGCTGCCCGGCCCGCACGCCCAAGCCCGCCGCCGCGGGCGCCGACAGCCCCTTCGCCTGA
- a CDS encoding inositol monophosphatase family protein, whose translation MTEPLHTELLQLAHEAARRAGELLRDGRPADLAVAATKSSPIDVVTEMDIAAEKLITSLIAEHRPADGLLGEEGAATEGTSGVRWIVDPLDGTVNYLYGLPTWAVSIAAQVDGETVVGVVAAPMRGETYHAVRGRGARASGAWVGERRLACRPSPPLDQALVSTGFNYVTEVKTHQADVAQRLIPLVRDIRRSGSAAVDLCDVAAGRLDGYYERGLHPWDLAAGDLIAREAGAVTGGRPGERPTGDLAVAASPGVFEPLQRLLEDFGAWHD comes from the coding sequence GTGACCGAGCCCCTGCACACCGAACTCCTCCAGCTCGCGCACGAGGCCGCCCGCCGCGCGGGCGAGCTGCTGCGCGACGGCCGGCCGGCCGACCTGGCGGTCGCCGCGACCAAGTCCAGCCCGATCGACGTCGTCACCGAGATGGACATCGCCGCCGAGAAGCTGATCACCTCGCTGATCGCCGAGCACCGCCCCGCGGACGGCCTCCTCGGGGAGGAGGGCGCGGCGACCGAGGGCACCAGCGGCGTCCGCTGGATCGTCGACCCCCTCGACGGCACCGTCAACTACCTGTACGGACTGCCGACCTGGGCCGTGTCCATCGCGGCCCAGGTCGACGGCGAGACCGTCGTCGGCGTCGTGGCGGCACCGATGCGCGGCGAGACGTACCACGCGGTCCGCGGCCGGGGCGCCCGTGCCTCCGGCGCGTGGGTCGGCGAGCGCCGGCTGGCCTGCCGCCCGTCCCCGCCGCTGGACCAGGCGCTCGTCTCGACCGGCTTCAACTACGTGACCGAGGTCAAGACCCATCAGGCCGATGTGGCCCAGCGGCTGATCCCGCTCGTGCGTGACATCCGGCGCTCCGGTTCCGCGGCGGTCGACCTGTGCGACGTCGCGGCCGGCCGCCTCGACGGCTACTACGAGCGCGGTCTGCACCCCTGGGACCTCGCGGCGGGGGACCTGATCGCCCGGGAAGCGGGCGCGGTGACTGGTGGACGCCCCGGAGAGCGCCCCACGGGCGATCTCGCGGTCGCGGCCTCCCCGGGCGTCTTCGAGCCCCTCCAGCGGCTCCTGGAGGACTTCGGGGCCTGGCACGACTGA
- a CDS encoding response regulator transcription factor, giving the protein MRVLVVEDEQLLADAVATGLRREAMAVDVVYDGAAALERIGVNDYDVVVLDRDLPLVHGDDVCRKIVELGMPTRVLMLTASGDVSDRVEGLEIGADDYLPKPFAFSELTARVRALGRRTSVPLPPVLERAGIKLDPNRREVFRDGKEVQLAPKEFAVLEVLLRSEGAVVSAEQLLEKAWDENTDPFTNVVRVTVMTLRRKLGEPAVIVTVPGSGYRI; this is encoded by the coding sequence GTGCGTGTACTCGTCGTCGAGGACGAGCAGCTGCTCGCCGATGCGGTGGCCACCGGACTGCGCCGGGAGGCCATGGCCGTCGACGTCGTGTACGACGGGGCGGCCGCGCTGGAGCGCATCGGGGTCAACGACTACGACGTGGTCGTTTTGGACCGCGACCTCCCGCTCGTGCACGGCGACGACGTCTGCCGCAAGATCGTCGAGCTCGGCATGCCCACGCGCGTGCTGATGCTGACCGCGTCCGGTGACGTCAGCGACCGTGTCGAGGGCCTGGAGATCGGCGCCGACGACTACCTCCCCAAGCCGTTCGCGTTCAGCGAGCTGACCGCACGCGTGCGTGCCCTCGGCCGTCGTACGAGCGTGCCGCTGCCGCCCGTCCTGGAGCGCGCCGGGATCAAGCTCGACCCCAACCGCCGCGAGGTCTTCCGCGACGGCAAGGAGGTCCAGCTCGCTCCCAAGGAGTTCGCCGTCCTGGAGGTGCTGCTGCGCAGCGAGGGCGCCGTGGTCTCCGCGGAGCAGCTCCTGGAGAAGGCCTGGGACGAGAACACGGACCCGTTCACCAACGTGGTGCGCGTGACCGTCATGACGCTGCGGCGCAAGCTCGGCGAGCCCGCCGTGATCGTCACCGTGCCCGGCTCCGGGTACAGGATCTGA
- a CDS encoding HAMP domain-containing sensor histidine kinase — MATTPAPPTAPPKPTWDPRRAEPPFPWLRPTIRIRLTLLYGGMFLIAGIMLLSIIYLLAAQALNVGSDLPFQIISGKVGSNICNLPANPSADELNRAMADCVNHQRQHALDDLLSRSLLALLGLAVIAFAFGYAMAGRVLSPLGHITRTARAVAGSDLSRRIELDGPDDELKELADTFDDMLERLQRAFTAQQRFVGNASHELRTPLAINRTLLEVHLSGPGVPTEMQQLGKTLLATNERSEQLVEGLLLLARSDNQIIERKPVDLAEVATQAVDQVHAEAEAKGVEIRGHRAPVVVQGNGVLLERIALNLVQNAVRYNVPQDGWVEVTTDTEHGRAVLEVSNTGPVVPAYEVDNLFEPFRRLRTERTGSDKGVGLGLSIVRSVARAHGGHIVAQPREGGGLVMRVTLPI; from the coding sequence GTGGCCACCACTCCCGCGCCGCCCACGGCGCCTCCGAAGCCGACCTGGGACCCGAGAAGGGCCGAGCCGCCCTTCCCGTGGCTCCGTCCCACGATCCGCATACGGCTGACGCTGCTGTACGGCGGCATGTTCCTGATCGCCGGCATCATGCTGCTGTCGATCATCTACCTGCTCGCGGCCCAGGCCCTGAACGTCGGCAGCGATCTCCCCTTCCAGATCATTTCCGGGAAGGTCGGCAGCAACATCTGCAACCTCCCGGCGAATCCCTCGGCGGACGAGCTCAACCGCGCGATGGCCGACTGCGTGAACCATCAGCGCCAGCACGCCCTCGACGACCTGCTCAGCCGCTCCCTGCTCGCGCTGCTCGGCCTCGCGGTCATCGCCTTCGCGTTCGGCTACGCGATGGCGGGCCGCGTCCTGTCCCCGCTCGGGCACATCACCCGCACTGCGCGCGCGGTGGCCGGCTCCGACCTGTCCCGGCGCATCGAGCTGGACGGCCCGGACGACGAGCTGAAGGAGCTCGCGGACACCTTCGACGACATGCTGGAGCGGCTGCAACGGGCCTTCACCGCCCAGCAGCGGTTCGTCGGGAACGCCTCGCACGAACTGCGCACCCCGCTCGCCATCAACCGCACGCTTCTCGAGGTGCACCTCTCGGGACCCGGGGTGCCGACGGAGATGCAGCAGCTCGGCAAGACGCTGCTCGCCACGAACGAGCGCAGCGAGCAGCTTGTCGAGGGCCTGCTGCTGCTGGCCCGCAGCGACAACCAGATCATCGAGCGCAAGCCGGTGGACCTCGCCGAGGTCGCCACGCAGGCCGTCGACCAGGTGCACGCCGAGGCCGAGGCCAAGGGCGTGGAGATCCGCGGACACCGCGCTCCTGTGGTTGTCCAGGGCAACGGCGTGCTCCTGGAGCGGATCGCCCTGAACCTCGTCCAGAACGCCGTCCGGTACAACGTGCCGCAGGACGGCTGGGTCGAGGTCACGACCGACACGGAGCACGGCAGGGCGGTCCTCGAGGTGTCGAACACGGGACCGGTCGTTCCCGCGTACGAGGTCGACAATCTTTTCGAACCGTTCCGGCGGCTGCGCACGGAGCGCACGGGCAGCGACAAGGGCGTGGGCCTCGGCCTGTCGATCGTCCGGTCCGTGGCCCGCGCGCACGGGGGCCACATCGTCGCTCAGCCCCGAGAAGGGGGTGGGCTCGTGATGCGCGTCACCCTTCCGATCTGA
- a CDS encoding DUF4193 domain-containing protein, whose translation MATDYDTPRKTDDDVDSDSLEELKARRNDKSTSSVDVDEFEAAEGLELPGADLSNEELAVRVLPKQQDEFTCMSCFLVHHRSQLAREKNGQPICRDCD comes from the coding sequence ATGGCAACGGATTACGACACCCCGCGCAAGACCGACGACGACGTCGACTCGGACAGCCTTGAAGAACTGAAGGCTCGCCGGAACGACAAGTCGACCTCGTCCGTCGACGTAGATGAGTTCGAGGCCGCGGAAGGCCTGGAGCTTCCCGGTGCGGACCTCTCGAACGAAGAGCTGGCCGTCCGGGTGCTGCCCAAGCAGCAGGACGAGTTCACCTGCATGAGCTGCTTCCTGGTGCACCACCGCAGCCAGCTGGCCCGCGAGAAGAACGGTCAGCCGATCTGCCGCGACTGCGACTGA
- a CDS encoding DUF3093 domain-containing protein, whose amino-acid sequence MQLSASPYEERLTAPRSWWVISFLVGLALALVFLPFGTLPMLGALVGGTAVAAVAASSYGSIRIRVVGDSLIAGDAKIPVTALGGSEVMDPEEARAWRTYKADTRAFMLLRSYIPTALRVQVTDPEDPTPYLYLSTREPERLAAALETARESVRSAEG is encoded by the coding sequence ATGCAGCTCTCCGCCTCCCCGTACGAAGAACGACTCACCGCGCCCCGGTCGTGGTGGGTGATCAGCTTCCTGGTCGGGCTCGCGCTGGCCCTCGTCTTCCTCCCCTTCGGCACCCTGCCGATGCTCGGAGCGCTCGTCGGCGGCACCGCGGTCGCGGCGGTCGCGGCCAGTTCGTACGGCTCGATCCGCATTCGCGTGGTCGGTGACTCACTGATCGCCGGCGACGCCAAGATCCCGGTCACGGCCCTCGGCGGCTCCGAGGTCATGGACCCGGAGGAAGCGCGCGCGTGGCGTACGTACAAGGCCGACACCCGCGCCTTCATGCTCCTGCGCTCGTACATCCCCACCGCGCTGCGCGTCCAGGTCACCGACCCCGAGGACCCGACGCCCTATCTGTACCTGTCGACCCGGGAGCCGGAGCGCCTGGCGGCCGCCCTGGAGACGGCACGGGAGTCGGTCCGGTCCGCGGAGGGCTGA
- a CDS encoding PaaI family thioesterase, whose amino-acid sequence MSGTSAALTPPADAVAPVRHPDAPAPGELLGAHYEHCFGCGGAQPHGLHLEARAGDGVTITAEFTVRPVHQGAPGLAHGGVLATALDETLGSLNWLLRTIAVTGRLETDFVRPVPVDTVLYLEAEVTAVAGRKIYCTATGRIGGPDGPVAVRADALFVEVKVDHFIDNGRPEEIRAAMSDPDQIRRARAFEVNP is encoded by the coding sequence GTGAGTGGTACTTCCGCAGCTCTGACGCCTCCCGCCGACGCCGTCGCGCCGGTGCGGCACCCCGACGCGCCCGCCCCCGGAGAGCTCCTCGGAGCACACTACGAACACTGTTTCGGGTGCGGTGGGGCGCAGCCCCACGGACTCCATCTGGAGGCCCGCGCGGGGGACGGCGTGACGATCACGGCGGAGTTCACCGTGCGCCCCGTCCATCAGGGCGCCCCGGGCCTCGCGCACGGCGGCGTTCTCGCCACCGCGCTCGACGAGACGCTCGGCTCGCTGAACTGGCTGCTGCGGACGATCGCCGTGACGGGCCGCCTGGAGACCGACTTCGTGCGCCCCGTCCCCGTGGACACCGTGCTGTATCTGGAGGCCGAGGTCACCGCGGTGGCCGGCCGGAAGATCTACTGCACCGCCACCGGACGGATCGGCGGCCCCGACGGGCCCGTCGCCGTCCGCGCCGACGCCCTCTTCGTCGAGGTGAAGGTCGACCACTTCATCGACAACGGCCGCCCGGAGGAGATCCGCGCGGCGATGAGCGACCCGGACCAGATCCGGCGAGCCCGCGCTTTCGAGGTGAACCCGTGA
- the dut gene encoding dUTP diphosphatase codes for MIRRVDPEVPLPEYAQPGDAGADLRTTESHELKPGERAVLPTGVAIALPEGYAAFVHPRSGLAARCGVALVNAPGTVDAGYRGEIKVIVVNLDPRESVRFERFDRIAQLVVQQVEKVRFQEVAELPESARAAGGFGSTGGHAAVDSTTGGNRYASVVSDREGQ; via the coding sequence ATGATCAGGCGCGTCGACCCGGAGGTCCCGCTCCCCGAGTACGCGCAGCCCGGTGACGCGGGAGCCGATCTCCGGACCACCGAGAGCCACGAGCTGAAGCCCGGTGAGCGGGCCGTGCTGCCGACGGGAGTGGCCATCGCGCTGCCCGAGGGGTACGCGGCCTTCGTGCACCCGCGGTCCGGCCTGGCCGCCCGCTGCGGTGTAGCCCTCGTGAATGCCCCGGGGACGGTGGATGCCGGGTACCGTGGGGAGATCAAGGTGATCGTGGTGAATCTCGATCCGCGCGAGTCCGTGCGGTTCGAGCGCTTCGACCGGATTGCTCAACTGGTCGTCCAGCAGGTCGAGAAGGTTCGCTTCCAGGAGGTCGCGGAACTTCCCGAATCGGCGCGGGCCGCAGGGGGCTTCGGGTCCACCGGCGGTCATGCCGCCGTGGACAGCACAACGGGTGGGAATCGATACGCTTCGGTCGTATCCGACCGGGAAGGACAGTGA
- a CDS encoding DUF3710 domain-containing protein: protein MFGRRKKGSAAEDAAGEAEQVVDGVDTEADEDAERERVRLEPEPRPDGPWDSEEVRDPAEGRVDLGGLFVPGVDGMELRVEVAGDAIVAATVVVNDSAVQLQAFAAPKREGIWGEVREEIATGITQQGGVIDEVEGPLGWELRAQVPVQLPDGTGGFQVVRFVGVDGPRWFLRGVISGQGAVQPQAAGLLEQIFRDTVVVRGEGPMAPRDPIVLKLPNDAQMVPEGVQQEDQSGSRFSGGMGQLQRGPEITEVR from the coding sequence GTGTTCGGACGTCGCAAGAAGGGCAGTGCCGCCGAGGACGCGGCGGGCGAGGCCGAGCAGGTCGTCGACGGCGTCGACACTGAGGCGGACGAGGACGCGGAGCGCGAGCGCGTGAGGCTCGAGCCCGAGCCGCGCCCCGACGGGCCCTGGGACAGTGAAGAGGTGCGTGACCCGGCCGAGGGCAGGGTGGACCTCGGTGGTCTGTTCGTGCCCGGAGTCGACGGCATGGAGCTGCGGGTCGAGGTCGCGGGCGACGCGATCGTCGCGGCGACCGTCGTCGTCAACGACAGCGCCGTGCAGCTCCAGGCCTTCGCCGCACCCAAGCGCGAGGGCATCTGGGGCGAGGTGCGCGAGGAGATCGCCACCGGGATCACCCAGCAGGGCGGTGTCATCGACGAGGTCGAGGGGCCGCTGGGCTGGGAGCTGCGCGCTCAGGTGCCGGTCCAGCTGCCGGACGGCACGGGTGGTTTTCAGGTCGTGCGGTTCGTCGGCGTGGACGGTCCCCGCTGGTTCCTGCGCGGAGTGATCTCCGGGCAGGGCGCCGTGCAGCCGCAGGCCGCGGGTCTGCTGGAGCAGATCTTCCGGGACACGGTCGTCGTTCGCGGCGAGGGCCCGATGGCCCCCCGCGACCCGATCGTCCTGAAGCTGCCGAACGACGCGCAGATGGTCCCCGAGGGTGTTCAGCAGGAGGACCAGAGCGGCTCCCGCTTCTCCGGCGGCATGGGACAGCTCCAGCGCGGACCGGAGATCACCGAAGTCCGCTAG
- a CDS encoding alginate lyase family protein — MPDTPTRHRPRRRPALLVTVAAATAALVGTLLAWPGAHRADAAPAAFVHPGVTVSRGQLDFARTEVLAGAQPWKGAYDQMMASEYASLTRTPKPRATVECGSYSNPNYGCTDEREDAIAAYTDALAWYITRDDRYAKKSIELMDAWSAVIKDHTNSNAPLQTGWAGSSWPKAAEIIKYTYTGTWANSGRFATMLRDVYLPEIINGSNSNGNWELSMMEAAVGISVFLEDKTSYDKAMARFRTRTAAYVYLSTDGAVPKTVPSQNLDTTAKIVGYWQGQSTFVTGLTQETCRDLTHTGYGISAISHIAETSRIQGQDLYGTDVGERLRQALGFQAKYQLGTAVPSWLCGGSLNLGLGPVTEVGYNALHNRLGIAMTNTQTLTQQNRPAGSNNLFVAWETLTHGDNPA; from the coding sequence ATGCCCGACACCCCCACCCGGCATCGCCCCCGACGGCGCCCCGCGTTACTCGTCACCGTCGCCGCCGCGACCGCCGCACTCGTCGGCACCCTGCTGGCCTGGCCCGGCGCGCACAGGGCCGACGCGGCGCCCGCCGCCTTCGTCCACCCCGGAGTCACCGTCTCCCGGGGGCAGCTGGACTTCGCCCGTACCGAGGTCCTGGCCGGCGCCCAGCCCTGGAAGGGCGCCTACGACCAGATGATGGCGAGCGAGTACGCCTCGCTCACCCGCACCCCCAAGCCCCGCGCGACCGTCGAGTGCGGCTCGTACTCCAACCCGAACTACGGCTGCACGGACGAGCGCGAGGACGCGATCGCCGCGTACACCGACGCCCTCGCCTGGTACATCACGCGTGACGACCGCTATGCCAAGAAGTCGATCGAGCTGATGGACGCCTGGTCCGCGGTGATCAAGGACCACACCAACAGCAACGCGCCCCTTCAGACCGGCTGGGCGGGCTCCTCCTGGCCCAAGGCCGCCGAGATCATCAAGTACACGTACACCGGCACCTGGGCGAACTCCGGCCGCTTCGCGACCATGCTGCGCGACGTCTACCTGCCCGAGATCATCAACGGCTCCAATTCCAACGGGAACTGGGAACTGTCGATGATGGAGGCCGCCGTCGGCATCTCCGTCTTCCTGGAGGACAAGACCTCGTACGACAAGGCCATGGCGAGGTTCCGGACGCGGACCGCGGCCTACGTCTACCTCTCCACCGACGGCGCCGTGCCGAAGACCGTGCCGAGCCAGAACCTCGACACCACCGCGAAGATCGTCGGCTACTGGCAGGGCCAGTCCACCTTCGTCACCGGGCTCACGCAGGAGACATGCAGGGACCTCACCCACACCGGGTACGGCATCTCGGCCATCTCGCACATCGCCGAGACCAGCCGCATCCAGGGACAGGACCTGTACGGCACCGACGTCGGCGAACGGCTGCGCCAGGCGCTCGGCTTCCAGGCGAAGTACCAGCTGGGCACCGCCGTGCCGAGCTGGCTGTGCGGCGGCTCGCTGAACCTCGGGCTCGGCCCGGTCACCGAGGTCGGCTACAACGCCCTGCACAACCGGCTGGGCATCGCGATGACCAACACCCAGACGCTCACCCAGCAGAACCGCCCGGCCGGCAGCAACAACCTCTTCGTCGCGTGGGAGACGCTGACGCACGGCGACAATCCCGCGTGA